The genomic segment tttcttaatatatatattgcatagaAACATGTATGGAAATAcgaaatacacatatataatattcaacaaatacgattttgataataaaataattttatataagcaagaaataatttaattaagtctacttctttctctctagtttaaaaaaaattgcagataggaaaaatatacaaataataccttcgataaatatttttgaataacaaATGCACCTATGTAAATTATTGATCAACTTTCTGAACTTTGTCATCCTTCTAATTTAAGATAATGTGGATTTTccacaattaaaattgataaagtatCGAGTGATAAGTGGAGATCTTATGCCCCCCCGCAAAGATgcgtattaatttaaattgaaagataATGGTAATCACATAAACGTTATCTCTTTCAGATCGTATCACAACCTATCGAAACAAGATACATATTTCTGTTGATAATCTATTGAGACGACAGTCTCTTTCCTTTGAAGTGGTTCTATAAATAAGCAATTTTTAAACtcacttttttttaacgaaacacatgtcaaattataaaattatatgtaataaaaattgtttgtttggtatatatatgtatgtattgcaaaaatgttaggttttataattctaaatgcGTTCTAGACTGGACCGCGAATCTAGAAAGCGCTTGAACTTTGATAATCAAATATTGCTCTCGTTTGTAAGATAAattgtatcataaaaaattgtgttataTACTATATTCTTGTATTTTTGAATCTCTTGAAGCATGTAAAGTAATATAAGCACATGcacatatgtaaaatgtatagatTATAGATGCACAACAAATCAATGTGttgtgttatataaaatattattccatgtttaaaaaatctagcactaaaaaataaaaactattaaattattaatatccaaaaattatatgctaatcaataaaaatgtttcaaatgaCCAAATcccaattatataaattgtaaataataagtaaacaaaagataatatgtaaaataattttgctttaaatttaataatttagtatacgaattagtttaatatattatgcataaaaaGTGTCATGCATATTGCATGTGTTTTGATAAACAATCTTATACATCAGTCTTATACTACAAAAGCAATTTGTATGAGACCCCATGTGATCGGCACTGATTACTAATCGCACTATACAACGCAATGTGTACGCAGGGGATTTTTATCGGAATCAACAATCGGGCATATCACGATCACGTCGTTCTAGACTTACAACGGCACGAGAGTGTCACGTGAGAACCAGCTGTGCATTCTTATCAATATCATGAGATTTTTAAACTCTCTCGCTTACGACAGCGGGTGTGCGCCATGCTTTCCtcgtgaataaattgaatcatAGCAAACAATACGACGACATCGTGTAAACTTTCCGTCCGATATAATCTTATTCAAGAAAGcatatcttgaaatatttatgagtTTTATGCGTacgaaaaagatattaaataaaatatcggtaaaaaaatattgatttcttCTAATATTCTCAAGATATCTCTATAGATAGTTCTCACTGGAACCACTAAatccttttaattataaattttttagcaatgcaaaatctttattttatttatttgtttattaattattttcttataaagtcgagtaataaatattacttcaaAGGCttgcattataatttaaattaatttataaaattgatttgtatacaatttttatataattcttaaagtATGATTGTCTTTTAgatgtaatctttttatttgtaataattttgtttattagattttattagattaaaaattatttcctatcTATAGAAATAAATCTATTCGTCATTCGTTCTTCTCTAATTAACCCAATTAAGTTATATTATGTGAAAATTACTTAGTGACAAGTCGATGACCGATGCGGATGCAATACGACACGACGTATTTTGTTTATTGCTCTCATTTTTACGCTGTATTATCCCTGAATCGTTATCACATTATCGTCTATGATTTTACGTCAAACTGTCGGACGTCAATTTTCCCGATCGTGCAATTATGACAATGAGCGTACATAGTTCATATTCCACATTGCTAGCTCTTTGCCCGCGAATATGCGTCAGCGTTGCACTAGAGTTTATCATatgttacttaaaaaaatgataaaaactaaataagaGCCTCGAGACACGCATGTGTCGTCCGTATTTATCTCGGAAGCTTCCTCTTCTTTATGTCTCTATCCtcctttaaaacaaaaattctctCCCAACGAGAGGCGGTAATGATTGTCGTGAATGACGCGCGAGTTTCTTATCTCAATGACTCGTGACGTTGTATTTGTCGTATAAAATACCCGTCGTGAGCGACTTGCCATCAGTACTAGTCGTTTACCTCTATACGACCAAATGAGGTAGAACAGCATTTAATATCAAGTATTCcgaatttttaagttatatatatcaagaatcTAGTCAATACTCGCAATACATTACGCCAAGAAAGTaagtcaatttttcttttatctcatGTCAAGCGACAATTTCGACCAGTTAAACAAATAGTGTGAGCTTGTATAAACgtcttaacaatataataaaggaTATATACACTTGAAACAAACACAGTGCCCAAATCGTGAATGTTACAgatttttgtgtgtgtgtaaacaatctttttacaaaaactctcgcattttatataatatattaacagccggtctttaaaaattcgacgctttataaaaagataattatgaatttttttttttgttgcaaaaagactaattttacaataagaaTGTAACAGACATGTAGAGATAGACTATAAacttcatataaatatataagtaaaatcatattattcttttcctttttataaaaatactctcgtattcatattcatttcgttttcgtatatatttaaagaacatGTAGTCATTATATCATACCTCGTATTTGAAGCTTCGATGTATGTACATCTAACAGGTAATAATTAATCCGTAGATGCTGGTTGGTGGTGCTGTTAGCTACGTCGCTGGAAAGCAGGCGGTTCGTACAGTTTATTGGCGAACTACAAACAACGGGCGTCTTTTGAAGACAGCGAAAACCTGCATGTTTCAAGGACCACCGAAACCAGCACCATCGTCAACTGCGGCCTCTTCGGAGTGCCCCGCACAGTCGCACATGGACTTGATACCCAAAGTTATCTAAAATGGAGAAAACTATGTATCATTATGAAAACTAttcattgtataaattaacaaacataattaataaattaattataatgttataattaattataatattataattatttataattataattatttaatctcaatctatatttatataagctaATATGACGATGCAATaaagcgattattatttattttctttcattaaatgAGGCTGTTTTTGTTTCTCTCCATACATcacaaaatactttatatacaatgtcttatagtttgaaaaaattaatattataaaacaatgcaCAAAGAACTTGTTAccgtattaataataaattccttGTCAAATTTGGCATagactttttttcaataagaatgtcaagattttaataatttcggaGTCATAAACAATCGAAACATAAAGCACTTGTGAcgaattaaagaaaatctttagttaatatttatttaatcctaatattttaacaatcaCATGTAGTCAATATCAAAATGgtgaaaatacaaaatataattgtcttttAACGATTTCTGATTTCAATATccagtaataaaatttctaaagaatttaataagaaaaaaaaaaacgttgctTCTTCTTCAGAAACAAAATTctccattttctttttcatctttcatcaattataaaataaataaaataattagttttttttagtttaaatgtGTTTTAGTTGCGATGTCTTATAATGTcgttaatcatttataaacataaaattcattaaatgatatattaaaatattctatttttgatGAGTATCTGGTAAAAAATTGAACCTAATTCTCTAAAAATTAGATCAAATATAGTCGAATAAACTCTGTGTAGAAATTATTCTACCGTCTGGTAAAAAATTGAACCTAATTCTCTAAAAATTAGATCAAATATAGCCGAATAAACTCTGATGTGTAGAAATTATTCTACCATCTTttgaagaagagaaaagactTGACGAGTTATAAAATGACAGATAAATTAgaggaaaaacaaaaatagtaTTCGCCGAAAGACTAGCCACGTCGATATGACATTAAGGCACATATCGTGTCGGTAGGGGTAGTAAGAGGGTAAAAGTGTTACGCCGGCGCAATAGCGTATTTATCGATTTTGGAAGCAAAGCTGCCCCATGCAGCTCAACATCGATTTGACCGCGAAGGGTACCGGTTTGGCAGTTGATATAATCGGAGAGTCTACATAGAGGTGACGAAAAAAGAGAACAACGGTTGCTCCATGAGCTCCGTGAACAGACTTTGCGATCTTATATTTTGTTCGGTGAACGTGTTCCATTGGTAGCTAAAATTACGCTCTATCGCGAGCGCTTCCGAGCGTGAAAGCAAATAGAAAGAATCATGCAGAACTATGGACACGAGGATTACTATGGAGCATCGAACGATGCATCCAATGTGGAACCAACAAGTAGGGTTCTCCCTCAAGTTCCGAGCGCTAGACCGATGGTGGATCCGCAAGCCGAGGGTGAGGTCGACCCTACCGCGTATCCTCAACCGAAGGAAGCCACGCATAAGATACGCGGCAAGAGCGATATCTTGGAGTATCTCTTCGGCGCCGTCGATCAAGAACTCCTTACCGTGAAGACTTTCTACTTTTTCTTCTACTCGGCCTTCGGTTCTTTGTTTCCGCTTATGGGAGTATATTTTAAGCAAATGGGTATGAACGCCGGACAGTGCGGTCTTCTCATTGGTCTTAGGCCATTTATCGAGTTTCTCAGCGCTCCTTTTTGGGGATCCTTGGCCGACAGGTGAGATTATGTCTGTACTGCCTTCTTACATGGCGCTGTAATTTAgatgaaaatatatgcattatacatCAACATTAAAAGATTGTCGATCAAAGAGCAAGATTACAGTATTGCCATATGGTTTCGTAAAAAACGTAATATAAAGATCAAATTATGgtaattttattgagattgcgaatatattttcaaacattaatttaaagttgcaTAAATGTAAATTCAGCATTCGTCACATATTTACACATAGAATCGTGCGCAAGAGACTTTACTCGAGAATAAAGTCacttaatacataaaaaatagatatatatctttttttattatgtaataagtttatcgatataacgattttttttcgaaaatatgtaACTGCGATTGTTCGATTCGCTTACtgttaattttccaaattttctcatgcattttaagtaatatatctatattgtgtttataatttcttttaataaatagtgcTTAatctagaattattatataaaattatagcacATATTTTCCTCTAATTGACAGTGCGGCCATTTGAATGTAGATTCAGAATTACGTGTACAATAACGTAATAAAATCCAGTCTAAattttgtatgtgtgtatgtgactttttgtcttattcctttttaatatagaatcatagtttctaaataatataattaaatttattattatttgtccaTAAATATGATACACACAGacgtatatgtacacataccAGAAAATTAGCTATATACAACATTACAAATTAgaacaagaaattaaaaaaataagataattaaaaagataatgtgtatctctttttcttatttacagATGGCAAAAAGGCAAACTTATTCTATTAGCTTCTCTTTCTTGCTGGATTATTTTCACTCTACCATTGGGTTTCGTTCAGCCACCACCAACTTCTTGCATGGTTAGATCAAATGATACTTATTATCTGGAAGCATCCAGTAGAGAACAAAGAATTGTAAAAAGATCGACCGATTtggatgaattatattatcctgaaaataaagaagagtATCTGGAGATTGCGTCTAACGTCGTCTTTGAAAGATTACGACGAAGTACAgatgataatgaaatattagattatacGAAAAAACCAAATTCTTTGAAAGAACTTAATATGTTCGAAACGCTTTTTGACGTcggaaaaaatgatattacaaGTTTCAATAATGACGGTTCTATTGCATATGATTTGGAAAACAACAGAGTCAAGAGACAAATATCTCTCACGGATAAAAGCAACATGGAAAATGTTAGATATTTAGTACTGGAAGATGATGTCGATTCAGATTCAAAGACAATCGATTTGGAGTcattgcaaaagaaaaatcgtCCAGCCGATATCTTGGAGTATAAACGTTTCATGAaggtatacataatttttatcctacatgtataacataaatataataatcgtaaaatcaatatttaattcatatatatatatatatatatatatatatatatatatatttatttattttatatagaatgaaCAAATAATGGATAGAGCAGTTCCAAAGAAAGCTCATGTTCGTACTAAGACACGTGTGAAACCTCCACCGGAAAAAATAATGGTCAAACGAGACGTAGAAAAGAAGCTAACATTTTTGaacaatatcaaaattaatgacGATGAGGAGGAAAGCGAAGGAAGTATGGATATGCCATTAATGAGAAGTCGCAGAAGCATAAGAACGCTTCATGGCACGATTTTTGGACAGAATCAATTGTCTCCTTTATCAGTTACTTATGCTGCCAATTATAacgaaaaggaaaataaaggCTGGGTGAAACCACTCTTTAGTTCCATAGTTTATAGATTACCGGTAAGTTATACACTTGACTCTCATTTTATGGTAAACAATcttggaaataataatttacatcttTGTGTAGAGAGTAAAAACAGAAACGTAACTAATTAATGTAGCATATTGAGAAAGATCTGCAgatgaaaaatatagtaataatactttaataatatgttgattaaatataattttaggatATTCAAAAAACCTTCTTTCTTCTGCTATTGTTGGTAGTAGTcggagaatttttttctgcacCTGCTATAACTTTAGCTGATTCAGCTGTTATCACTTTACTTGGTGAAGATGCTGATAggtaatatcaatatatttttttagcttatGTTTAAGAAGATATgtctttttgatattttcaacaattaattatttacgatattgtaattaaaaataaaactaaaattataactatacattatttttcaaactcGGATGACAAAAAActacataaaatgtatatgtcgATTGCCAGTTACTTTTGCGTTTCAAATTAATctccataattttaataagaaaataattagagTAAAAAATAACTGCGAAAGACagagataaagattaaaaaaaaaagaatgtaatgttaacaaaatttaaaacatatatatatatatttaatgggaaattttttattttttaaactaaaaaaagtaaacaataacatttaaaacaaAAGCTAAAGTTTAGATTTAAATTCGATTCTATTTTATGAAtgtattatgaattataaagttGTTTATGTAGAAAAGCAGAgagtcaatttaattttttatcatttaattatacgcagtattatcttattatataataatatatcatctgattataataaaacttaaaataatgacatttattttatttttcgagattaaaaattaagtcaATTCGAGACTAAATTGTTTCCAACAGACATATCTTCTTGCTATTTCCAGTTTAAAAATGATTGTGTTTGAGATCACATGTTTAATAATCTTaagattaatacattttactaACCAGATATGGCCATCAGCGGATGTTTGGAAGTCTTGGATGGGGTTTGGCTATGTTCTTTGTTGGAATTGCTCTTGATCATAGCACTGCATTTCCGGATCACCCTTGTAAACctgatgaaagagaaaaaaattatacaatttgttTTGCAATATTCAGCGTTTTAATGGGTGCCGCACTAATAACAGCGAcgcaaattaatttcaagtatGAATCTACTGAGTATCCACaagtaagtttattttaatatccgtTTATTTCAAGCAGGAATAttctattacaataaaatattcctgcttaaaaattttactaaaagatTCATATTAATTAGATCACCTTCTCagtttataaagataaaacctTCTATTCAACAtacttgataaatttttcattttttaccttttctcttctttaaaCAAGAATTTTCTTTAAGCAGGATTCTtacatcaattatttataatcttatatatatatttactatttaaaggtttatgtttaatatgataattttgttaatttaatttaggaAGTGATGGGTCCAGCTGAGCCAACGCAGGAAGAAAAACTGCAAAGTCAATTGTCTCAGCAGCTTAATCTTCCTGGACTTCAAGATTCTTCCGCTGCTGTAGATCCTAAACCTCAACCTCCCGAAGGAAAGgtctatatcaatttttatcaagatatacatatagtttatTCCAAGATGcacaaacataaaatatacgatAGCAACAAATAAGTATCTCATTACGTTAATGTTCAccaactatttttttttcttctttattagctttatatttaatttggtCAATGTcatgtttctattttaaattctatattaaattaaaaattaatctgttaaattaatgaaaatacaatactattgttgcattaaatttttcaatttcatctcaaattttgttattaaactttctccgaaaaaaatggaacataatcaaattttaccAGTAGAGTCTTTCCacactttgaatttttaatcaaaataaatagatacacgtatattttatttatatcgagaTTTATAGTAAATCTAAGATTTATCTAGTTtaaattagcattttattaattaacaaaattaaaatatgcaaatatatttttcaagtttattcATCTCGATCGTGTGATcttgtatgaaaaaaagtcttatactatattattcgtattataattatgtaatgactttttaattttagactAAAATGTTTGCACAAACCACACGAGAAATACCAGAATGGGTGACAGTGTTGAAACAATTCAAGGATTTGAAATGTGCCTCATTTCTTTTCGTCGCGTGGTTTATGGGATTTGGCATAGGATTGATCTTCACTTTCCTTTTCTGGCATCTTCAAGATTACGGTGGTTCACCAACTCTGTTTGGCGTTGCATCAGTAATCAATCACATTTCCGAAATCTTCGCATACTTTTTCAGTTTTAAACTTATTCGACAGATCGGACATGTAAAGGTACACAACTATAAGATTAATCgctttcaatatattaacaagATAAAGTATTGAAAACAAtagttttctaatatttttcgttttattttctaagaaaaaatgCGATTGAAAACTCTTTCTGTGAACGCCTCACATACTTTTGTATActcaattgaaaataatataaaatatttataacttatatttcAGGTATTGTGTTTGGGTCTAGGCGGAAATATACTTCGATTCCTTTATATATCTTGGCTTAGAAATCCATGGTGGGTATTGCCCTTCGAGTTCATTCAGGGTATTACACATGCGGCTGTATGGGCGGCATGCTGTAGTTACATCGCCCATAATACACCATCACAGTTACGTTCGAGCGCACAGGGTGTTCTTCAGGGACTTCATCATGGGCTTGGAAGAGGATGCGGTGCGGTAATTGGTGGCATGTTTGTCGCAGCTTatggtaaatttttaatatccaaTGTATGTTTCTATCAAATAATGTATAGTTTTCTGCAAATGATTAATTCAAAACCcaagcaattttatattattgcattttttacatGTGTTGATCAcgtttatatatctatttaaaatcattttatctgcggatttttaatttttccatttgtttttttattacattttaaaattcaatctcAATCTCTATCttatttgtttgtttattttcCAACAATTCTTGGCTATGTACTCTTTAATTTGTTCTTCCATACTCCTTCGAGATACCCGCTGTTCATTCTGTCTCATCTCCAGAATttactttctttcttctcgttacatttttgtaatacatttacatatgtatgcatGATGCGTGTGTCTGCAAgtctaataataagttattagtttttatataaagaaatcacATCTAAgggaataatttaaatataatttatgtaaatcttaatttaatatgtgatGATACATATAGAaatctttgatattaattttgtaatgacGATAATGTGTCATGTTGATtcatttaacatataaaataacatatacatataaatattcatattcacATATATTCAATGTACAGGTACGACTGCAACTTTCCGAGCGTACGGTCTCATTTGCATCATTGTCCTAGCAGTATTTGTCTTCATCAATTTCTATAGAAAAGATACTGGTTTTGTATCTGAGTTACCGCAAACGGAAGATCCGCATCAAGTAGCCGAAGCTACTCATTTAGCACCACATGGTGTACCGAGTAATGCTATACCTAGAGCCCTAAGTTCTACCCGCTTACATGAACTAGCTAATCAAGATGCAGGTTACGGTGCTACTTATCAAACTGCTGGTGGGAATCTGGCCGTACCCGGTGCTAATGGAGGTGAGAAACTATTCTATTCGCGATTATATTCGTAATGATTCggaaatagaaagaaagaatctCTCTGTCAGAGAATTGAAGAGAAGTTTTTATCGACTTTCgcagttaattattttaagctgACTGTTTCCTTATTTTCTTCATTCAAaccttataattttttattcgcacAGGTCCTGGCAATCCAACAAACCCATTCTTAAATGGCGGAGGTGGCGGCGAAGGTGGATATAATTACGGTATGACTGGCAAAGGAGAGGACGAGTATATTCGTAGGAGCTTCCAGGTTCAGTAAAACCATTCTAATTAAGACGTCCAGCAAGAGGATGCAATATttctattgataaaaaaaaaaaaaaagatagcagaaaaagattctttatatttcattgCCTGCATCTCTCCTAAAAGGCTTTAAAAGGCTTCTCTCCAAAACTCACTGAACAAGAAATCCTATCTATACTTTGCCacgagaatattaataaattccactgagatatatattatacagtgAAAACTGATGAGATACTTTCCTGTTTGTGTGATAGATCTACAATGAAGTGGTGGGTAGGGAATTCGATGTCGTAAAACCAACTATTCAACTACATGCCCAACAACCATGCACCAATCCTTTTCATCAACACGACTACGACTGGTAACAACTCAATTTATCGACATATGAGATTTGTTACTTATGATCGATACACTAAAAAAATGtggacaattaaaaaaatattactgataaattataacataaataataacgtatacatacacaaatttaaatatatgtatatatacgcacaTGTATACACATGCGTGCATGAATTCATATGCTATGTAtttgcgtatatatacatataaatacatgcGCACGCgcaaaatacataaatgatGAAGACACACATAAAATGCCTTATTTtcatagttttaaattataacaacatATTACTCGATCAATTCGATTGCAATTTTCTTagcaaaatgtttatataaaataatcatttattgcAATTGTTATTATCGCAATGTGATGTTACTAAATCATCTCTAATAGTTGAACTAATGTCAATCTAACATATCTATGATTGAaagatcttttatatttaaattttgtttttttatttaaaatatgtatttaatttaaaatatattttttccataatcaattaatatgcTTATACGATACAAAATCAttcttctttcttaatttttattgcaagattttaaaatatgtacatcttcaacatttcaaacattaaatattagaaatctaaatatttactttaaaataaataaaattttacttctttttttgGGGGGAGCTTTAATTCGCAAAGtcattaattcttatttatagcataattaattgtatcattattatcattaagaaagatttagtttttaaattcagtaataatttaacaagctatgttattaaacattaatgtgcttttctatatatatgcgcgtgtgtatgtgttatatatgGAGATTTGCGAGCATGcctatgtatgtgtatgtatgcgtatgtatgtatgaatgCGTATCTCGTCTATATTATACGATATGTTGAGATACGATgtgataaaataacaaatatttgtgGATGAGCGTAAAGAATGAACCAATGTTTTTAATGACGTATTCTATAGATCTACGAAATCTTACGACAGCCTTATATTATCGTCCTCtcacttgtttttttttttatatattgttttcttttaactttCTAATAGATGTTCACAAATTTTAGAGTATCAGGGAATTAAAGATAAGACTAAATTGATCCAATTAATTGAAAGTGCCTATCGAAAGTTTCCTGATACcctatgcaatattatttctgttttttaaaACTGTCCGTTCTTTTTCATCTACACTTTTGAatgattgaaaagaaaaaaaaagttagtttAATTCGCGtgaaataatgttaacttCTTAATTTGAATAGATGTTTTACCGAATGTAAGGACTatgaaataacaaaatacTTTCTATTATTTGAGCGATATTTACTTCTTAtacgtatttaaaatatcattttataaactataatattatcataagtcatatatgatatatatcataaacatataaaaatatattaagattaattttcactgtcaattttttttagaaatttataatacgttctagtcttaaaaattctttcatgtTAGGATTACGTTATTATACgattgttttataatagtatatataaattatatatagatataaatatcaatgcaTCTTATGGAATGACTTTTAAGCAACTGGCTTTAAATGGCacttattaaaaaagtgaGAAATGATACGAGTAATCAGTGTTTACAATTTAGCAAAGTGGCTAAATTGCAAACTATCAGATTTACTTTGGAAAAGTAATtcaatatctcgaaaatacataaaatgataaaagaatctagaaaaattaatatatacgataATAAATCCATAGTCTGAGATTTTATCTGAATGAACCGCATTTAGatcaatagaaaataaataaaagtttattatacaaGATTGCAAAACTAGAAGGCCTGAAAGATTAAACTTGACGCGACGAATGCGTTATCGATACTGTAATCGATTCACTATTCTATTggcgataattaaaaaaaaaagaggataaaaataaattaattaagaacaaTTACTTGTAAATATTCTAGAATATCATAGATTTTACTATATATCACACTTGTTTTCTGTTTTTAAACAGATTGTTGATCGTTATTTCCAAATATCCATTTAAAACTTCTCTTTagaatctattaaataatatatacttttattatatgtataagatatatGTTGTGACAACTGTGTatattgttgaaagaaaaaattggaaTTAGTAGTAAAATacagacacacacatacatatacaaatatataaagattataggAGTCCCccagaaaaatttcttatggaatcgatattataatatcttccaTATATAATTCCATAATTAGCATCGGAAATAAAaatcgtttttaattttacgctTCTACGAAGAAACTCATTTACTCAAGGCAcacgataaatataataaaactatgtaACGTCTCTACCGAATTCtaagataattaaacatacaaaataataaataatatgtagtaTTTTCTAAATCGTACATATTGACCGATAATGAAAGGATTTAACTAACAAACTAACAAAACTATTATTAGCAATTTTCTAATCGTGATActctctacatatatatatatttgcgattgataaaactttatt from the Anoplolepis gracilipes chromosome 11, ASM4749672v1, whole genome shotgun sequence genome contains:
- the Jef gene encoding major facilitator superfamily domain-containing protein 6 isoform X1; the encoded protein is MQNYGHEDYYGASNDASNVEPTSRVLPQVPSARPMVDPQAEGEVDPTAYPQPKEATHKIRGKSDILEYLFGAVDQELLTVKTFYFFFYSAFGSLFPLMGVYFKQMGMNAGQCGLLIGLRPFIEFLSAPFWGSLADRWQKGKLILLASLSCWIIFTLPLGFVQPPPTSCMVRSNDTYYLEASSREQRIVKRSTDLDELYYPENKEEYLEIASNVVFERLRRSTDDNEILDYTKKPNSLKELNMFETLFDVGKNDITSFNNDGSIAYDLENNRVKRQISLTDKSNMENVRYLVLEDDVDSDSKTIDLESLQKKNRPADILEYKRFMKNEQIMDRAVPKKAHVRTKTRVKPPPEKIMVKRDVEKKLTFLNNIKINDDEEESEGSMDMPLMRSRRSIRTLHGTIFGQNQLSPLSVTYAANYNEKENKGWVKPLFSSIVYRLPDIQKTFFLLLLLVVVGEFFSAPAITLADSAVITLLGEDADRYGHQRMFGSLGWGLAMFFVGIALDHSTAFPDHPCKPDEREKNYTICFAIFSVLMGAALITATQINFKYESTEYPQEVMGPAEPTQEEKLQSQLSQQLNLPGLQDSSAAVDPKPQPPEGKTKMFAQTTREIPEWVTVLKQFKDLKCASFLFVAWFMGFGIGLIFTFLFWHLQDYGGSPTLFGVASVINHISEIFAYFFSFKLIRQIGHVKVLCLGLGGNILRFLYISWLRNPWWVLPFEFIQGITHAAVWAACCSYIAHNTPSQLRSSAQGVLQGLHHGLGRGCGAVIGGMFVAAYGTTATFRAYGLICIIVLAVFVFINFYRKDTGFVSELPQTEDPHQVAEATHLAPHGVPSNAIPRALSSTRLHELANQDAGYGATYQTAGGNLAVPGANGGPGNPTNPFLNGGGGGEGGYNYGMTGKGEDEYIRRSFQIYNEVVGREFDVVKPTIQLHAQQPCTNPFHQHDYDW
- the Jef gene encoding major facilitator superfamily domain-containing protein 6 isoform X2: MQNYGHEDYYGASNDASNVEPTSRVLPQVPSARPMVDPQAEGEVDPTAYPQPKEATHKIRGKSDILEYLFGAVDQELLTVKTFYFFFYSAFGSLFPLMGVYFKQMGMNAGQCGLLIGLRPFIEFLSAPFWGSLADRWQKGKLILLASLSCWIIFTLPLGFVQPPPTSCMVRSNDTYYLEASSREQRIVKRSTDLDELYYPENKEEYLEIASNVVFERLRRSTDDNEILDYTKKPNSLKELNMFETLFDVGKNDITSFNNDGSIAYDLENNRVKRQISLTDKSNMENVRYLVLEDDVDSDSKTIDLESLQKKNRPADILEYKRFMKNEQIMDRAVPKKAHVRTKTRVKPPPEKIMVKRDVEKKLTFLNNIKINDDEEESEGSMDMPLMRSRRSIRTLHGTIFGQNQLSPLSVTYAANYNEKENKGWVKPLFSSIVYRLPDIQKTFFLLLLLVVVGEFFSAPAITLADSAVITLLGEDADRYGHQRMFGSLGWGLAMFFVGIALDHSTAFPDHPCKPDEREKNYTICFAIFSVLMGAALITATQINFKYESTEYPQEVMGPAEPTQEEKLQSQLSQQLNLPGLQDSSAAVDPKPQPPEGKTKMFAQTTREIPEWVTVLKQFKDLKCASFLFVAWFMGFGIGLIFTFLFWHLQDYGGSPTLFGVASVINHISEIFAYFFSFKLIRQIGHVKVLCLGLGGNILRFLYISWLRNPWWVLPFEFIQGITHAAVWAACCSYIAHNTPSQLRSSAQGVLQGLHHGLGRGCGAVIGGMFVAAYGTTATFRAYGLICIIVLAVFVFINFYRKDTGFVSELPQTEDPHQVAEATHLAPHGVPSNAIPRALSSTRLHELANQDAGYGATYQTAGGNLAVPGANGGPGNPTNPFLNGGGGGEGGYNYDLQ